The genome window TTTGGCGGATGGGATGGGCGACAGGGTCGAATCGGTCGCGCCTAGCGGTGGCGCGGCGCGCTCGCCTCCGTCTCCAGTCCGTACTTGCGGATCGCGCGACTCACGTGGTCGCGATCGACGACGCCCTCGTCCGCCAGCGATGCCAGGGCGGCCACGCAGACGTCGTTCCGATATACCTCGAAGAATTGCCGGAGCTTCTCTCGGCCATCGCTGCGTCCCCAGCCGTCGGTCCCGAGCGTCCTGTAGCTGCGACCGTGGGGGAGGAACGCACGAATCTGCTCGGAGTAGAGCCGCTGGTAGTCCGTCGCCGCGACGATGGGGCCGCTCGAGTTCGTGAGCTGTCGCTCGACGAAGCTCATCTTCGGCTCGTCGCCCGGATGCAGGGTGTTCCAGCGTTCGACGTCCTGCCCGTCCCGGGCGAGCTCGTTGAAGCTCGTGACGCTCCAGACGTCGGCGCTCACGCCGTGGTCCTTCTCGAGCATCTCCGCCGCCGCGAGGACCTCGCGCAGGATCGTCCCCGAGCCGAGCAGCTGGACCCTCGGTCCGCCGCCCTGCCCCTCACGAAAGCGGTACATCCCCTTGAGGATCCCGCTCTCGACCCCCTCCGGCATCTCCGGCTGCGGGTACTTCTCGTTCATCACGGTCAAGTAGTAGTAGATGGCCTCGCCGTCCTGAACCATCCGACGGAGGCCGTCCTGCACGATCACCGCCAGCTCGTAGGCGAAGGTCGGGTCGTAGGAGAGACAGCTCGGAACGGTATTCGCGAGCAGGTGACTGTGGCCGTCCTGGTGCTGCAGTCCTTCCCCGGCCAGCGTCGTCCGTCCGGCGGTCCCCCCGAGCAGGAAGCCCCGGCACTGCATGTCGCCGGCGGCCCACGCGAGATCGCCGATCCGCTGGAAGCCGAACATCGAGTAGAAGATGTAGAACGGGATCATCTGCACGCCGTGGTTGGCGTAGCTGCTGCCCGCCGCGATGAACGAAGCCATCGCGCCGGCCTCGTTGATCCCCTCCTGGAGGATCTGGCCGTCCGTCTCTTCGCGGTAGTAGGCGACCTGGTCCGAGTCGACCGGATCGTAGAGCTGGCCGACCGAGGAGTAGATCCCGAGCCGACGGAACATGCCCTCCATCCCGAACGTTCGGCTCTCGTCCGGCACGATCGGGACGACGTGCTTGCCCATCGCCTTGTCCCGGGTCAGGACCTGCAGAATACGCACCGCCGCCATCGTCGACGACATCTCGCGGTCCCCGGTCCCCTTGAGGAGCGCGTCGAACGCATCGAGACCGGGCACCTCGAGCTTCGGCGCGTCGGTGCTCCGCGTCGGTAGATAGCCACCGAGCGCGCGCCGGCGCTCGTGCATGTACCGCATCTCCGGGCTGTCGGGATCGGGCGTGTAGAACGGCGCCTTCCCGATCTCGTCGTCGGAAATCGGGATGTTGAACCGATCTCGGAAGGCGCGGAGCGACGACTCGGCCATGTCGTGCATCTGGTGCGTGACGTTCTGGCCTTCGCCGGCCTCCCCCGTCCCGTAGCCCTTCACCGTCTTCGCCAGGATGACGGTCGGCTGCCCCTCGTGCGAAACGGCTTCGGCGTAGGCGGCGTAGACCTTGTGCGGGTCGTGGCCGCCCCGATTGAGGCGCCAGATGTCGTCGTCGGACATCGTCGCGACCATGTCCGCCAGCTCCGGATACTTGCCGAAGAAGTGTTCGCGGGTGTAGGCCCCGCCGCGCACCTGATAGGCCTGGTACTCCCCGTCGACGGCCTCTTCCATCCGCTTCCGGAGGATGCCGGAGGAGTCCTTGGCGATCAGGGGATCCCAACGACTGCCCCAGATCACCTTGATCACGTTCCAGCCGTTGCCACGAAAATTCGCTTCGAGCTCCTGGATGATCTTGCCGTTGCCCCGGACCGGGCCGTCGAGACGCTGGAGATTGCAGTTCACGACGAAGACGAGGTTGTCGAGCTTCTCCCGCCCGGCGAGCGAGATCGCCCCCAGGCTCTCGGGCTCGTCGGTCTCGCCGTCTCCGAGAAACGCCCAGACCTTCCGCCCGGACGTGTCGACGATCCCCCGGTCGTGCAGGTAGCGCATGAAGCGGGCCTGGTAGATCGCCATCAGCGGCCCGAGGCCCATCGAGACCGTGGGGAACTGCCAGAAGTCGGGCATCAGCCGCGGATGCGGGTACGACGAGAGGCCACCGGGCTCCACCTCCTGACGGAAGTTGTGGAGCTGCTCCTCGGTCAGCCGGCCTTCGAGGAAGGCGCGAGCGTAGATCCCGGGCGCGGAGTGGCCCTGGATGTAGAGCAGGTCGCCGCCGTGCTCTTCGTTCGGCGCGTGGAAGAAGTGATTGAAGCCGACGTCGTAGAGCGTCGCGGCGGAGGCGAACGAGGAGATGTGGCCTCCGAGCGCGGGATCGACCCGGTTCGCCTGGACGACCATCGCCATCGCGTTCCAGCGAATGAAGGACCGGATCCGTTCCTCGAGCCTGGAATCACCGGGACTCGTCTTCTGGAGCGCGTCGGAGATCGTGTTGATGTACGCCGTCGTCGCGCGATACGGAAGGTGCGCGCCCTTTCGACGCGCCCGTCGAACGAGGCGCCCGATCAGGAAGTGCGCGCGCTCGATTCCCTCGCGCTCGAAGACGCCGTCGAGGGCTTCGAGCCACTCGAGCGTCTCCTGCGGATCGGCATCTCCCAGGGCGATGTCCTTGGGATTGGACTCGGGATCCGACATGCGAGGGCCTCCGGGGTGCTGGGCGCGACCGTGGCGACCGAGACGCGTCGGATCCTGCTCGATCCGAATCGCCCGCCACCAGCCAGAGGGGTCGTTGGATGGTCGGCCACCCCCGGCCCCTTGGCAACCGATCGCCTGCCCTGCGGACTGTATCGGCGCGCACGGCCCCGGCAAAGATAGGGAAAACCGTGCACGGCGAGACGCACCACGATCGGGCCGATCGGGAAGCGATACGAACCCGATTCACTTCGGGGCGATTGCTCCCCGAGCGACCCCTCGCGCGCCGGGACGGGCCGATTCGACACCCGACGCACGCAAGGCAGTTCGCCCCGCGCGGCGCCGCTAGTCGTCCGACGCGAGGAAGAGCCGCAGCACGTACCAGAAGAGGACGGCCACCGACGCGAAGAGCGAGAGCGACGCCGCCACGTAGCGGTCTTCCGGATAGTGGTGGAGCACGTTCGACGTGTCGTAGAGGATCGCCGCTCCGGCGAGTCCGATCATCGCGACGGAGAACCACGTCCCCAGGTGGAAGCCGAAGAGCAGCGCCGCGATGATCGCGACGATCGCCAGGATGAAGCCGAAGCGAACGAAGCTCGCCAGGAAGCTGAAGTCCTTGCGGGTCGTGAAGACGACGGCGGTCAGCCCGGCGAACCCGAGCAGCGTGACGATCGCGGCGCTCGAGATCACGCCCGGCGCGACGGCGTTCGCCAGGTAGAGCAACGGCACGAAGATGAAGGCTTCTGCGACGACATAGGCCGTGAGGGCCATGTACTGCGACGAGAGGGATTCACTTCGCATCGCCACGTTCTGCGCGAGCCAACCCACCAGCATGAAGCCGCCGAGGACCGTCAGCCAGCCGCCGGGCAGTCCCATCATCGTCTCGGCGATCGTGCCGGCGAGCCCGGAGCCGAAGAGCAGCAGCTCGACGCCGACGAACGCGACGATCGCGCCCATCAGGTGGTTGTAGGTCTTCGTGATGAAGTCGGCGCGCGCGTCGACGCCCATCTGCCCGATCGGGGCGCTCGTCTGGCCGAAGTCCTGCGGTGCACTCATGACTCGTCACTCCTCGATGCGACCCGGCCACGCGCAGGCGCGGGATCCGGGACTCGCGGATCGGAAACCTCGACACCCGCGATCGCGCCTCGCGGCGGGTGCCGCGGGCGAATCGGGGCCTCGCATTCAGCTCGGCGGGAGGAGCCGGGCGCTTGAGGACGGGACCGGGGACGACCTCGCGGTTGCTCGTTCGCTGCGATTTCGTTCTACGCCGGCCGAAACCGCCCCGCAGGCGAGCCGCCCTCGCCCGCTCCTACTCGCCTACTCACCTATTCCCCTACGGCCACGTCTTCTTCTTCGCTCTCCACCGGCATCGGACGCGCAGCGCCGCGGTGGTCGCGACGCTTGGCCCGCATCGAGCGGACCTCGCGTTCGAAGACGTCCACGGCCCGGGAAAGGGCCAGCTCGGGCTCGTCGTCCCGTTCGTGGGCGATCAGCTCGCGCCCCTTCGCCTGGCAGCGGATCTTCGCTTCCGCCGCGCCGTGCTGATGGTGATTGCTGCCCTCTACGTGGACGACCACGTGGATCAGGTCCTTCTGGCCTTCACCCAGCTTCCGGATCCGGGCTTCGGCGGCCTCTCGTCTTCGGGCATCGAGATCGGTCACGACGTGCCATTGGATATCCATGTCAGGGGGCTCCTTCCTTCGTTGCGATCGCCTCCGAATGGAGGTCGATCTCGTAGTTCCGGTAGGTCTTCTCGATCACCGCCCCCATCTTCTCGAGCGCACCGCGCATGCGGTGGTTGTTCTCGAGGATGAGTGAGGCTTCGCCGTGGCGATAGCCCTTGGCGAGGGCGACCTCGAAGGTCTTTGCGTAGAGCGCCGCTCCGA of bacterium contains these proteins:
- a CDS encoding HPF/RaiA family ribosome-associated protein; the encoded protein is MDIQWHVVTDLDARRREAAEARIRKLGEGQKDLIHVVVHVEGSNHHQHGAAEAKIRCQAKGRELIAHERDDEPELALSRAVDVFEREVRSMRAKRRDHRGAARPMPVESEEEDVAVGE
- a CDS encoding Bax inhibitor-1 family protein, which encodes MSAPQDFGQTSAPIGQMGVDARADFITKTYNHLMGAIVAFVGVELLLFGSGLAGTIAETMMGLPGGWLTVLGGFMLVGWLAQNVAMRSESLSSQYMALTAYVVAEAFIFVPLLYLANAVAPGVISSAAIVTLLGFAGLTAVVFTTRKDFSFLASFVRFGFILAIVAIIAALLFGFHLGTWFSVAMIGLAGAAILYDTSNVLHHYPEDRYVAASLSLFASVAVLFWYVLRLFLASDD
- the aceE gene encoding pyruvate dehydrogenase (acetyl-transferring), homodimeric type translates to MSDPESNPKDIALGDADPQETLEWLEALDGVFEREGIERAHFLIGRLVRRARRKGAHLPYRATTAYINTISDALQKTSPGDSRLEERIRSFIRWNAMAMVVQANRVDPALGGHISSFASAATLYDVGFNHFFHAPNEEHGGDLLYIQGHSAPGIYARAFLEGRLTEEQLHNFRQEVEPGGLSSYPHPRLMPDFWQFPTVSMGLGPLMAIYQARFMRYLHDRGIVDTSGRKVWAFLGDGETDEPESLGAISLAGREKLDNLVFVVNCNLQRLDGPVRGNGKIIQELEANFRGNGWNVIKVIWGSRWDPLIAKDSSGILRKRMEEAVDGEYQAYQVRGGAYTREHFFGKYPELADMVATMSDDDIWRLNRGGHDPHKVYAAYAEAVSHEGQPTVILAKTVKGYGTGEAGEGQNVTHQMHDMAESSLRAFRDRFNIPISDDEIGKAPFYTPDPDSPEMRYMHERRRALGGYLPTRSTDAPKLEVPGLDAFDALLKGTGDREMSSTMAAVRILQVLTRDKAMGKHVVPIVPDESRTFGMEGMFRRLGIYSSVGQLYDPVDSDQVAYYREETDGQILQEGINEAGAMASFIAAGSSYANHGVQMIPFYIFYSMFGFQRIGDLAWAAGDMQCRGFLLGGTAGRTTLAGEGLQHQDGHSHLLANTVPSCLSYDPTFAYELAVIVQDGLRRMVQDGEAIYYYLTVMNEKYPQPEMPEGVESGILKGMYRFREGQGGGPRVQLLGSGTILREVLAAAEMLEKDHGVSADVWSVTSFNELARDGQDVERWNTLHPGDEPKMSFVERQLTNSSGPIVAATDYQRLYSEQIRAFLPHGRSYRTLGTDGWGRSDGREKLRQFFEVYRNDVCVAALASLADEGVVDRDHVSRAIRKYGLETEASAPRHR